ACACAGAGCAGAACGAGGTGTGACGACGGCCGCTGGAGTCGAATGGCGACTTACGCACCAAACGATGTACACCGGTTTCGGTGCGCAGCCAGCCATAGGCATACTCGCCGGTAAACTTGATGGTGGCACTCTTGATACCGGCCACGTCACCGTCTGACACTTCAATCAATTCAGGTTTGAAGTCGTGGGCTTCACCCCAACGCAGGTACATGCGCAGCACCATTTCGGCCCAGTCCTGGGCTTCGGTACCACCGGAGCCGGACTGAATGTCCAGGTAACAGTCAGAGGGATCCTGTGGGCCGGAGAACATACGGCGGAACTCCAGATCCTCAAGGCTCTTCTCAAGCTCATCGAGCTCGGCCTTGGCATCTTCAAAGGTGCCTTCGTCTTCTTCCTCAACAGCCAGTTCCAGCAGGCCTTCCACATCTTCCAGACCCGAATCCAGAGTGTCTATGGTCTTGACCACATTCTCCAGGCTGGCGCGTTCTTTGCCCAGTGCCTGAGCACGCTCGGGGTTGTTCCAGACATCTGAGCTCTCAAGCTCACGGGTAACTTCTTCCAGACGCTCTTTTTTGGCGTCGTAGTCAAAGATACCCCCTAAGGAGCATAGTGCGCTGGGCCAGCTCCTTAATTTTGAATTTAACCGGATTGATTTCAAACATGGTGATTCAACTTAAATCGATTGGATAACGGAAAAAATAACGGCGTATTCTACCAAAGTGACCGCCTGGTTACCAGTTAAGCATCCGGCTTTGTCCGGGGC
The window above is part of the Shewanella litorisediminis genome. Proteins encoded here:
- the prfB gene encoding peptide chain release factor 2 (programmed frameshift) yields the protein MFEINPVKFKIKELAQRTMLLRGYLDYDAKKERLEEVTRELESSDVWNNPERAQALGKERASLENVVKTIDTLDSGLEDVEGLLELAVEEEDEGTFEDAKAELDELEKSLEDLEFRRMFSGPQDPSDCYLDIQSGSGGTEAQDWAEMVLRMYLRWGEAHDFKPELIEVSDGDVAGIKSATIKFTGEYAYGWLRTETGVHRLVRKSPFDSSGRRHTSFCSVFVYPEIDDDIEIDINPADLRIDVYRASGAGGQHVNRTESAVRITHLPTNTVVQCQNDRSQHKNKDTAMKQLKAKLYELELQKQNAEKQAAEDAKSDIGWGSQIRSYVLDDSRIKDLRTGVETRNTQSVLDGDLDKFIEASLKSGL